One segment of Alnus glutinosa chromosome 2, dhAlnGlut1.1, whole genome shotgun sequence DNA contains the following:
- the LOC133860867 gene encoding uncharacterized protein LOC133860867 → MAGRWEVGFPKTSACSLREQAARTILRNVRSHGHTYVELREDGKKFIFFCTLCLAPCYSDAVLFDHLKGNLHTERLSTAKVTLLGPNPWPFNDGVLFFDNSVENQKELGVFNTNKSRLLELQNNDNNNRAIVEYGGNSETSSNGHGDVHSDIEISYCDKTLNANGSVVVPGVRIWNEISDIKVQEVGCGQIAARYREKDKVLNGVSRIWCEWLGKRNPENKDKFKAPEHDFAVVTFRYNCDIGSKELFDHVRPLLLSSPTSESENGEGTSRKKKKSFSDPEDISESLNNQYDSSGEDSAASNGSSSRLILAYYDDHLLHKRFISSKALRRELRQQQRLAAERMCDICQHKMLPGKDVSALMNMQTGRLVCSSRNVHGAFHVFHTSCIIHWLLLCEFEIITKELVSPKLKRRKSKRKNAAKYSEIGKEGEVKATRGQIDSVFCPECQGTGIIIEGDELEKPSVPLSEMFKYKLKLSDARRAWMKSPEVSENCSTGFHFPCQSEETTQEKVKPLKLLRFYESDI, encoded by the exons ATGGCGGGAAGGTGGGAAGTAGGGTTTCCGAAGACAAGTGCTTGTAGTCTTAGAGAACAAGCAGCGAGAACCATTCTTCGCAATGTGAGGTCGCATGGGCATACGTACGTTGAGCTTCGGGAAGATGGGAaaaagttcattttcttctgTACTTTGTGTCTTGCACCGTGTTATAGTGATGCCGTGTTGTTTGATCACTTGAAGGGGAATCTTCACACTGAGAGGTTATCTACTGCTAAGGTTACCCTTTTGGGGCCCAATCCATGGCCTTTCAATGATGGTGTTCTGTTCTTTGATAATTCAGTGGAGAACCAAAAAGAGTTGGGtgttttcaatacaaataaaagtaGGTTGTTGGAGTTGCAGAACAATGATAACAACAATCGTGCTATTGTCGAATATGGTGGAAATTCGGAAACGAGTTCGAATGGGCATGGTGATGTTCATTCTGATATTGAAATTAGTTATTGTGATAAGACTTTGAATGCTAATGGCAGTGTGGTAGTTCCTGGTGTGCGGATTTGGAATGAAATATCTGATATAAAAGTACAGGAGGTTGGTTGTGGACAAATTGCTGCCAGGTACCGTGAGAAGGATAAGGTTTTGAATGGGGTTAGTAGAATATGGTGTGAGTGGTTGGGGAAAAGAAATCCTGAAAATAAGGATAAGTTCAAGGCTCCAGAGCATGATTTTGCTGTTGTTACTTTCCGTTATAATTGTGATATTGGTAGCAAAGAATTGTTTGATCATGTGAGGCCATTGCTGTTATCTAGTCCTACGTCAGAATCAGAGAACGGGGAAGGCACtagtaggaaaaaaaagaaatcattttctgacCCGGAGGACATTAGTGAGTCCTTGAATAATCAGTATGATTCATCTGGGGAGGATTCTGCAGCATCAAATGGGTCCTCTTCGAGATTAATTTTGGCTTATTATGATGATCACCTTCTGCATAAGAGGTTTATTTCAAGTAAGGCTTTAAGGCGAGAGCTGAGACAGCAACAGCGTTTGGCTGCAGAAAGGATGTGTGATATCTGTCAACACAAGATGCTTCCTGGGAAAGACGTATCAGCACTAATGAATATGCAGACTGGAAGGCTTGTTTGCAGTAGCCGAAATGTGCATGGG GCATTTCATGTATTTCACACTTCCTGCATTATTCACTGGCTGCTTCTCTGTGAGTttgaaataattacaaaggaGTTAGTTAGTCCAAAACTGAAGAgaagaaaatcaaagagaaagaaTGCAGCTAAATACAGTGAAATAGGAAAAGAAGGTGAGGTGAAAGCTACAAGAGGACAAATTGATTCTGTTTTCTGCCCGGAGTGCCAGGGAACTGGGATCATAATTGAAGGAGATGAGCTGGAGAAACCATCTGTCCCCCTTTCTGAG ATGTTCAAGTATAAACTAAAGTTGAGTGATGCACGGAGAGCATGGATGAAAAGTCCCGAAGTGTCGGAGAACTGCTCAACAGGTTTTCATTTCCCTTGCCAGTCTGAAGAAACGACTCAG GAAAAGGTGAAACCCCTGAAGTTGTTGCGTTTCTATGAATCTGATATATAG
- the LOC133860250 gene encoding uncharacterized protein LOC133860250, whose protein sequence is MADGTRMNQMAETLAALKKIVDINEEIKKQFVPLTTGKEKENPVLIEAALAKDKVAVQNINPVVPQENMGYQLQDCRDARRLHFPDDHVGGTSCQENLNLDFSFKKCPEVLQQPFSNVAWQQRGDPRRQFAGEFRTRLHNFDNVHTRVEQNVEDSSGIIPRSVRIDFPRFDGNDPTDWLYRVEQYVEFYNTSYRQLFRLIAIHMEGRALVWYQDICDSSQFHSWEGFTRAVLTRFGPSSYDDPMETLMRLRQYSTMEDYKGKFESISNRLKGISDFNRLSCFLSGLKDEIRIPVKMSNPGTLLEAYSLAKMQEENVLANRRNFRNANPNYSGSNSQRVNSSNVVQNNFSSGQNSGSIPKAVVPVQKISPLQMEERRKKGLCYNCDSKWNPGHRCVAPKLFLLEHVEVGENEFFADSPASVPVDPMSDLIEFSDGEIVPEISLHAVTGSIHPKTMRVSGYLGNLKVVILIDSGSTHNFMDAALIHKLQFLINRASVVRVQVANGEVIVNGGKCDGVKVSVQEQSFTFDSYVIVLAGCDIVLGIQWMLTLGPILWNFKDLTMEFTLGQQHCLLQGLAAARLWEESDLSISQTMSNKGLLLQLLENVETSVIPMEDTDFTELLKLFEDVFAEPQGLPPSRSHDHAIILKNDAKPVCVRPYRYPYFQKEEIEKIVRELLDSGVIILSQSPFSSPVLLVRKADGSWRMCMDYKALNNETVKDKFPIPVIDELLDELHGSRIFSKLDLRSGYHQIRVRPEDVPKTAFRTHEGHYEFLVMPFGLTNAPKNKQEHLWHLELTLDILRKHQLYAKRSKCYYRKFIRGYGAIAAVLTNLLEKNAFKWTEEHTRAFEELKQAVTHPPILALPDFNLPFDIECDASGKGIGAVLMQCQRPIAFFSQGLKGRFFSMSTYEKELVALVSAVKKWRPYLLGHPFKIKTDHQSFKFILEQKIGTPMQQRWVSKLLGYDFIVEYKKGQDNKVADALSRRDEDEFLENLAICVEFRSPSSESSYTGPDFGETGRNLVIDAVFWPPSLESGNNSRYLLKVAGIL, encoded by the exons ATGGCGGATGGTACTCGAATGAATCAAATGGCCGAAACTTTGGCTGCATTGAAGAAAATAGTAGACATAAATGAAGAAATCAAGAAACAGT TTGTGCCGTTGACTACTGGCAAGGAGAAGGAAAATCCAGTTCTCATTGAAGCAGCACTTGCAAAAGATAAAGTAGCAGTTCAAAACATTAACCCAGTTGTGCCACAGGAAAATATGGGTTACCAGTTGCAAGATTGCAGGGACGCAAGAAGATTGCACTTTCCGGATGATCATGTGGGAGGAACTAGTTGTCAAGAAAATCTGaatcttgatttttcttttaagaaatgTCCTGAAGTTCTACAACAGCCCTTCAGCAATGTGGCCTGGCAGCAGAGAGGAGATCCCAGAAGACAGTTTGCGGGTGAATTCCGGACAAGGCTGCACAATTTTGATAATGTACATACAAGAGTGGAGCAAAATGTGGAGGATTCCAGTGGTATAATTCCCAGGTCAGTCCGAATTGATTTTCCTCGGTTTGATGGGAATGACCCAACTGATTGGTTGTATAGGGTTGAGCAATATGTTGAGTTTTATAATACTTCCTATAGACAACTTTTCCGTTTGATTGCTATTCATATGGAAGGGAGGGCATTGGTTTGGTATCAAGACATTTGTGATTCCTCTCAATTTCACTCTTGGGAGGGTTTCACTAGGGCTGTATTAACTCGTTTTGGCCCTTCTTCATATGACGATCCCATGGAGACTTTGATGAGGCTTCGACAGTATTCTACTATGGAAGACTATAAAGGGAAGTTTGAATCTATTAGTAATCGATTGAAGGGTATTTCTGATTTTAATCGATTGAGCTGTTTTCTTAGTGGGCTCAAAGATGAAATTCGGATTCCTGTGAAGATGTCCAATCCAGGTACCTTGTTGGAAGCATACAGTTTGGCAAaaatgcaagaagaaaatgttTTGGCCAATCGGAGGAATTTTAGGAATGCTAATCCTAATTACAGTGGCTCAAATTCTCAGAGGGTTAATAGTAGCAATGTTGTTCagaataatttttcttctggGCAGAATAGTGGGAGTATTCCAAAGGCTGTGGTGCCTGTTCAGAAAATTTCCCCGTTACAAATGgaggaaagaaggaagaaaggcTTATGCTACAATTGTGATTCTAAGTGGAATCCGGGGCACCGTTGTGTGGCTCCTAAATTGTTTTTGCTTGAACATGTGGAGGTTGGGGAAAATGAATTTTTTGCAGACAGCCCTGCATCAGTACCAGTGGATCCGATGTCGGAtttaattgaattttctgaTGGTGAAATTGTTCCAGAAATTTCATTACACGCTGTTACAGGATCTATTCATCCAAAAACTATGCGAGTAAGTGGGTATCTTGGTAATCTAAAGGTGGTGATTCTCATTGATAGTGGGAGTACTCATAATTTCATGGATGCTGCGTTGATTCATAAATTGCAGTTTCTGATCAATAGGGCAAGTGTAGTCAGGGTTCAAGTTGCTAATGGTGAGGTGATTGTTAATGGGGGGAAATGTGATGGAGTTAAAGTGTCTGTGCAGGAACAGAGTTTCACTTTTGACTCTTATGTTATTGTATTGGCTGGTTGTGATATAGTCCTTGGTATACAATGGATGTTGACTTTAGGTCCTATTTTGTGGAATTTTAAGGATCTTACTATGGAGTTTACACTGGGACAGCAGCATTGTTTGTTACAAGGATTGGCAGCGGCTCGGTTGTGGGAAGAATCAGACCTGAGTATTTCACAAACTATGAGTAATAAAGGGCTATTGCTGCAATTATTGGAGAATGTAGAGACTTCTGTAATTCCTATGGAAGATACAGATTTTACAGAATTACTTAAACTTTTTGAAGATGTGTTTGCTGAGCCTCAGGGACTGCCACCCAGTCGGTCTCATGACCATGCTATCATTCTTAAAAATGATGCTAAGCCAGTGTGTGTTCGTCCATACCGTTATCCTTATTTTCAAAAGGAGGAGATAGAAAAAATTGTTCGGGAATTATTAGATTCAGGGGTCATTATCCTGAGTCAAAGCCCTTTTTCTTCTCCTGTTTTGCTGGTCCGGAAGGCAGATGGGTCTTGGCGGATGTGTATGGACTACAAGGCTTTAAATAATGAGACAGTGAAGGATAAGTTCCCGATTCCAGTAATCGATGAACTATTGGACGAACTGCATGGCTCTAGAATTTTTTCTAAACTGGATTTGCGTTcaggttatcatcaaattagagtTCGACCGGAGGATGTGCCCAAAACAGCTTTTAGAACTCATGAGGGTCACTATGAGTTCTTAGTCATGCCATTTGGGCTGACGAATGCCCC CAAGAATAAACAGGAGCATCTGTGGCACTTGGAGCTTACTTTGGATATTCTACGGAAGCACCAACTGTATGCTAAGAGAAGTAAAT GTTACTATCGCAAGTTTATCAGAGGATATGGAGCTATTGCTGCGGTTTTAACGAATTTACTTGAGAAGAATGCCTTTAAGTGGACAGAGGAGCATACAAGGGCTTTTGAGGAGCTGAAACAAGCAGTCACTCATCCGCCTATATTGGCCTTACCGGATTTTAATTTGCCTTTCGACATCGAATGTGATGCTTCGGGTAAAGGCATTGGTGCAGTCCTTATGCAATGTCAAAGACCAATTGCTTTTTTCAGTCAAGGACTGAAGGGTCGATTTTTTTCTATGTCGACTTATGAGAAAGAATTGGTGGCACTAGTGTCAGCTGTGAAGAAATGGCGGCCTTATCTTTTGGGTCATCCATTTAAAATAAAGACGGATCATCAAAGTTTTAAGTTCATTCTAGAACAGAAAATTGGAACTCCCATGCAGCAGAGATGGGTATCTAAACTTCTGGGCTATGATTTTATTGTGGAGTATAAGAAGGGTCAGGACAACAAAGTGGCTGATGCACTTTCTCGCAGAGATGAGGATGAATTTTTGGAG AATCTGGCAATTTGTGTCGAATTTCGGTCACCTTCGTCGGAATCCAGCTATACTGGGCCAGATTTCGGTGAAACTGGTCGGAATTTAGTCATTGATGCTGTATTTTGGCCTCCatcgctggaatccggcaacaaTAGCCGGTATCTGCTGaaagtggccggaatcctgTAA